A region from the Myripristis murdjan chromosome 23, fMyrMur1.1, whole genome shotgun sequence genome encodes:
- the dnajc2 gene encoding dnaJ homolog subfamily C member 2, which produces MLLEALEEDVTVVYKTVAASVQVQVEPVGRWFEAFLKRRNRNVSTSFQELEEEEELSEESEDEEFQLEEYPMLRTLDPKDWKNQDHYAVLGLAHLRYKSTQKQIKAAHKSIVLKHHPDKRKAAGEQIVEGDNDYFTCITKAIEILSDPVKRRAFDSVDPTFDNAVPSKSEAKENFFEVFSPVFERNARWSSKKHVPKIGTLESSFEEVDNFYSFWYNFDSWREFSYLDEEEKEKAECRDERRWIEKQNRASRAQRKKEEMNRIRTLVDTAYSCDPRIKKFKEEEKARKESEKKAKADAKKREQEEKERARQAELEAARLAKEKEEEEAKQAAQQAKKEKEIQKKAIKKERQKLRTTCKNWNYFADNEADSIKMMEEVEKLCDRLELVSLQSLNEVLAAGHKEESKAAVEKQVQEVNAQLQREREAEVQARQAARSAEQASGGGGGGGGKGWNEDDLQLLIKAVNLFPAGTNARWEVIANYMNLHSTSGIKRTAKDVINKAKNLQRLDPLQKDEINRKAFEKFKREHSAVPPTVDNAVPSERFDSSADSSAAPWTTEEQKLLEQALKTYPVSTPERWEKIAAAVPGRSKKDCMKRYKELVEMVKAKKAAQEQVAAKSKK; this is translated from the exons ATGCTGCTGGAGGCGCTAGAAGAGGACGTGACGGTCGTCTATAAAACCGTCGCCG CGtcggtgcaggtgcaggtggagcCCGTCGGTCGGTGGTTCGAGGCCTTTTtgaagaggaggaacaggaacGTGTCGACCTCCTtccaggagctggaggaagaggaggagctgtcAGAGGAATCGGAGGATGAAGAGTTTCAGCTGGAGGAGTATCCGATGCTCCGAACCCTCGACCCCAAAGACTGGAAG AATCAAGATCACTACGCTGTGCTCGGGCTTGCCCACCTGAGGTACAAgtccacacagaaacaaatcaaAGCCGCCC ACAAATCGATAGTGTTGAAGCACCACCCTGACAAAAGGAAAGCTGCAGGAGAGCAGATTGTAGAGGGAGACAATGACTACTTCACCTGTATAACTAAAG CTATAGAAATCCTGTCGGACCCCGTGAAGAGAAGAGCCTTCGACAGCGTAGACCCCACCTTCGACAACGCCGTGCCTTCAAAGAGCGAGGCCAAGGAGAACTTTTTCGAGGTGTTCAGTCCCGTTTTCGAGCGGAACGCCAGATGGTCTTCCAAAAAGCACGTGCCCAAAATAGGAACGCTGGAATCGTCTTTTGAAGAAGTGGATAATTTTTACTCTTTTTG GTACAACTTTGATTCATGGAGGGAATTCTCATACTTGGacgaagaggagaaggaaaaggcTGAATG TCGGGATGAGAGGAGGTGGATTGAAAAGCAGAATCGTGCTTCCAGAGctcagaggaagaaggaggagatgaACAGAATACGAACACTAGTTG ACACTGCCTACAGCTGTGACCCTAGAATAAAGAAAttcaaagaggaggagaaggccaGGAAGGAGTCCGAGAAGAAAGCCAAAGCCGATGCCaagaagagagagcaggaggagaaggagcgt gCCCGGCAGGCGGAGCTGGAGGCGGCTCGGTTGgcgaaggagaaggaggaagaggaggccaagCAGGCGGCACAGCAGGccaagaaggagaaggagatcCAGAAGAAGGCCATCAAGAAGGAGAGGCAGAAACTCAGGACTACCTGCAAG AACTGGAATTACTTTGCCGACAATGAGGCCGACAGCATAAAAAtgatggaggaggtggagaagctCTGTGATCGGCTGGAGCTTGTGAG CCTGCAGTCACTGAATGAAGTGCTGGCCGCGGGTCACAAGGAGGAGAGCAAGGCAGCCGTGGAGAAACAG GTGCAGGAGGTGAACGCCCAGCTGCAGAGGGAGCGCGAGGCGGAGGTGCAGGCCCGGCAGGCGGCCCGCAGCGCCGAGCAGGCCagcgggggaggaggaggaggcggagggaaGGGCTGGAACGAAGACGACCTCCAGCTGCTGATCAAAGCGGTCAACCTGTTTCCTGCGGGAACCAACGCCAG atgGGAAGTTATTGCCAACTACATGAACTTGCACTCCACCAGCGGCATCAAGCGGACAGCTAAAGACGTCATCAACAAAGCCAAGAACCTGCAGCGGCTGG aTCCTCTACAGAAAGACGAGATCAACAGAAAAGCCTTTGAGAAGTTCAAGAGGGAACACTCGGCCGTGCCGCCCACCGTCGACAACGCAGTGCCGTCAGAGAGATTCGACA GCTCCGCTGATTCCTCCGCGGCTCCCTGGACCACGGAGGAACAGAAACTTCTGGAACAAGCGCTGAAGACGTATCCCGTCAGCACGCCTGAGCGGTGGGAGAAGATCGCCGCTGCCGTCCCCGGCCGAAGCAAGAAAGATTGTATGAAGAGGTACAAG GAACTGGTGGAGATGGTCAAAGCCAAGAAAGCTGCCCAGGAGCAAGTGGCAGCGAAGagtaaaaaatga
- the LOC115355596 gene encoding nuclear factor 7, brain-like, giving the protein MSAASSLLSEEQFLCSICLHVFTDPVSTPCGHNFCKTCITQHWDVNTPCQCPVCKEVFKQRPELRVNTLVSEMAAPFRKLPDLRKTRAEIKQMIEKRQVKIQEIKRSVELSRKDAEREIADGVRVFTSLMQSVERGQAELIDMIEEKQKTTEKQAEGFIKELQQEISELMRRSSEVEQLSHTEDHLHLLQSFPSLSAPLHTKNWTEVRVHCSSHEGSVRKAVAQLEETLSKEMKKLLQAELKRVQHFEVDVTLDPDTAHPKLILSDDGKQVKHGDVKNYLPKNPERFSTCVSVLGKQSFSSGRFYFEVQVKGKTKWTLGVARASINRKRQITLNPQNGYWTVLFRNENEYTASVDPPVHLPLKSQPQKVGVFVDYEEGLVSFYDVDAAALIYSYPRCRFTEKLYPYLSPCVYDRGKNSAPLIITRVSH; this is encoded by the coding sequence ATGTCTGCTGCCAGCAGTCTGCTATCTGAAGAGCAGTTCCTGTGCTccatctgtctgcatgtgttcaCTGATCCAGTCAGCACACCATGTGGACACAACTTCTGCAAAACCTGCATCACACAGCACTGGGATGTTAACACTCCTTGTCAGTGTCCTGTGTGTAAAGAGGTGTTTAAACAAAGACCTGAGCTGCGGGTCAACACTTTAGTATCTGAGATGGCTGCTCCGTTCAGGAAGTTGCCTGATTTGAGGAAGACAAGGGCTGAAATTAAGCAGATGATCGAGAAGAGACAAGTGAAGATTCAGGAGATCAAGCGGTCAGTGGAGCTCAGCAGgaaagatgcagagagagagatagcagacGGTGTGCGGGTCTTCACTTCTCTGATGCAGTCTGTTGAGAGAGGCCAGGCTGAGCTCATTGACATGAttgaagagaagcagaaaacaacagagaaacaggctgaaggcttcatcaaagagctgcagcaggaaatctctgagctgatgaggagaagctctgaggtggagcagctctcacacactgaagaccacctccacctcctccaaagCTTCCCATCCCTCAGTGCTCCTCTACACACCAAGAACTGGACAGAGGTCAGAGTCCATTGCTCATCACATGAGGGGAGTGTGAGGAAAGCTGTGgctcagctggaggagacgctcagtaaagagatgaagaagctGCTTCAGGCTGAGCTGAAGAGGGTCCAGCACTTTGAGGTGGATGTGACTCTGGATCCTGATACAGCACATCCCAAGCTCATCCTGTCTGATGATGGGAAACAAGTAAAGCATGGTGATGTAAAGAATTATCTCCCGAAAAACCCAGAGAGATTTTCtacttgtgtgtctgtcttagGAAAGCAGAGCTTCTCTTCAGGAAGATTTTACTTTGAGGTTCAGGTTAAAGGAAAGACTAAGTGGACTTTAGGAGTGGCCAGAGCCTCGATcaacaggaaaagacaaatcACTCTGAACCCCCAAAATGGCTATTGGACTGTATTGTTtaggaatgaaaatgaatacacAGCTTCTGTTGACCCTCCTGTCCATCTCCCTTTGAAGTCTCAGCCTCAGAAGGTGGGGGTGTTTGTGGATTATGAGGAAGGTCTGGTCTCCTTTTATGACgtagatgctgcagctcttaTCTACTCCTATCCTCGCTGCCGCTTCACTGAGAAACTCTACCCATACTTAAGTCCTTGTGTTTATGATCGTGGTAAAAACTCGGCCCCTCTGATCATCACTCGTGTCAGTCACTAA
- the phax gene encoding phosphorylated adapter RNA export protein: MADARDAMDDDLEDGEISDSNSDSEMRSAAEARPQATAAPAFSGQSFQSRAAPQASAAGYRCNVSTADSSDSDPDSDEEAAVWRRKRQKVSQAPPPPSSAARNFTYPTQPNPPQAPCSVPGGRKVNNIWGSVVQEQTQDAITAELGIFGMEGEVSMSSRSVETYNFVLARKIMEKEREEEKQVRNQGEVSMLDSELDDYMKGRGSESGGSEAKRKRPAKERLGPMAVMDIKGRYEITEDDPEDRVVDEIAYRLQEPKKELIERVVRVIGKKKAIELLGETATLEESGGVYTLDGSRRRTPGGVFLNLLKNTPSITKAQTREIFLDENQKEYKSKKAAQKRRRHLVAKKMKQALNTLNLQEHDDVSRETFASDTNEALESLEDVAEEDGQEEAAAGTEDTAVVYNSTDLEVF, from the coding sequence ATGGCAGACGCCAGAGACGCAATGGATGATGACCTGGAGGATGGGGAGATCTCAGACTCCAACTCGGATTCAGAGATGAGATCCGCAGCTGAAGCCAGACCCCAGGCCACTGCCGCTCCGGCTTTCAGCGGCCAGTCGTTCCAGAGCAGAGCCGCCCCCCAGGCGTCTGCCGCCGGCTACCGCTGCAACGTGAGCACAGCGGACTCCAGCGACAGCGACCCGGACTCAGACGAGGAGGCTGCGGTTTGGCGCCGCAAACGTCAGAAAGTGTCCCAAGCTCCTCCGCCACCTTCATCTGCAGCCCGCAACTTCACCTACCCCACCCAGCCAAACCCGCCCCAGGCTCCCTGCAGCGTGCCAGGAGGCCGCAAGGTCAACAACATCTGGGGCTCCGTGGTCCAGGAGCAAACCCAGGACGCCATCACTGCGGAGCTGGGCATATTTGGCATGGAGGGGGAGGTGAGCATGTCTAGCCGAAGCGTGGAGACCTACAACTTTGTTCTGGCACGCAAGAtaatggagaaggagagggaggaggagaagcaggtgAGGAATCAAGGAGAAGTGTCCATGCTGGACTCGGAGCTGGATGATTACATGAAGGGCCGGGGGTCTGAGAGCGGAGGCAGCGAGGCCAAGAGGAAGAGACCAGCTAAAGAGAGACTGGGCCCCATGGCTGTGATGGACATCAAGGGCCGGTATGAGATCACGGAGGATGACCCCGAGGACAGGGTGGTGGATGAGATCGCATACAGGCTACAAGAGCCCAAAAAGGAACTGATAGAACGGGTTGTCAGGGTCATTGGGAAGAAAAAAGCAATAGAGCTGCTCGGGGAGACCGCCACGCTAGAGGAGAGCGGAGGGGTGTACACCCTGGACGGCAGCAGGAGGCGGACGCCCGGCGGGGTGTTCCTCAACCTGCTGAAGAACACACCAAGCATCACCAAGGCGCAGACCAGGGAGATCTTCTTGGACGAGAACCAGAAGGAGTACAAGAGCAAGAAGGCGGCGCAGAAGCGGAGGAGGCACCTGGTGGCCAAGAAGATGAAGCAGGCCCTCAACACGCTGAACCTGCAGGAGCACGACGACGTCTCCAGAGAGACTTTCGCCAGTGACACCAACGAGGCCTTGGAGTCCCTGGAGGACGTGGCTGAAGAGGACGGACAGGAAGAAGCCGCTGCGGGCACCGAGGACACGGCCGTGGTCTACAACTCCACAGACCTGGAGGTCTTCTGA
- the pmpcb gene encoding mitochondrial-processing peptidase subunit beta has product MAASWQRLSWAGRCALSRQVWRTDPVRRPSAALHRHLATRAAGQVILNVPETKVTALENGLRVASEDSGLSTCTVGLWIDAGSRYENERNNGTAHFLEHMAFKGTRKRSQLDLELEIENMGAHLNAYTSREQTVYYAKAFSKDLPRAVEILADIIQNSTLGEAEIERERGVILREMQEVETNLQEVVFDYLHATAYQATALGRTILGPTENIKTINRADLVEYITTHYKGPRIVLAAAGGVSHDELIDLAKYHFGKLPTRYKGEAPALPLCSFTGSEIRVRDDKMPLAHIAIAVEAVGWSHPDTIPLMVANTLIGNWDRSFGGGVNLSSKLAQMACQGNLCHSFQSFNTCYTDTGLWGLYMVCEPGTVRDMMHFTQMEWMSLCTSVTESEVARAKNLLKTNMLLHLDGSTPICEDIGRQMLCYSRRIPLHELEARIDAIDATTIKDVCTKYIYDKAPAIAAVGPIEQLPDYNRIRSGMFWMRT; this is encoded by the exons ATGGCGGCGTCCTGGCAGCGGCTGTCGTGGGCCGGCAGGTGTGCGCTCAGCCGGCAGGTGTGGAGGACGGACCCCGTCAGGAGG CCCTCAGCTGCTCTGCACCGCCACCTGGCGACTCGAGCCGCCGGCCAGGTGATCCTCAACGTCCCTGAGACCAAAGTGACGGCGCTGGAGAACGGCCTGCGCGTCGCCTCCGAGGACTCCGGCCTCTCCACCTGCACG GTCGGCCTCTGGATCGACGCTGGCAGCCGCTACGAGAATGAGAGGAACAACGGCACGGCACATTTCCTGGAGCATATGGCGTTTAAG ggAACCAGAAAACGCTCCCAGCTGGACCTGGAGCTGGAGATCGAGAACATGGGAGCCCACCTGAACGCGTACACGTCCCGGGAGCAGACGGTGTATTACGCCAAGGCTTTCTCCAAGGACCTTCCACGAG CTGTGGAGATCCTGGCAGACATCATCCAGAACAGCACGCTGGGCGAGGCGGAGAtcgagagagagcgaggcgtCATCCTGAGGGAGATGCAGGAGGTGGAGACCAACCTGCAGGAGGTGGTGTTCGATTACCTGCACGCCACCGCCTACCAGGCCACGGCGCTGGGCCGCACCATCCTCGGCCCCACCGAGAACATCAA GACCATCAACAGAGCAGACCTCGTGGAGTACATCACCACGCACTACAAAGGGCCCAGGATAGttcttgctgctgctggag GCGTTTCACACGATGAGCTCATTGATTTGGCCAAGTATCACTTCGGGAAGCTTCCCACCAGATACAAGGGCGAGGCCCCGGCACTGCCGCTCTGCAGCTTCACAGGAAGTGAG ATCCGGGTGCGTGACGACAAGATGCCGCTGGCTCACATCGCCATCGCAGTGGAGGCGGTGGGCTGGTCACACCCCGACACCATCCCCCTCATGGTGGCCAACACTCTGATCGGGAACTGGGACCGCTCCTTCGGTGGAGGTGTC AATCTGTCCAGTAAGCTGGCTCAGATGGCCTGTCAGGGCAACCTGTGCCACAGCTTCCAGTCGTTCAACACGTGCTACACGGACACGGGCCTGTGGGGGCTCTACATGGTGTGTGAGCCCGGCACCGTCAGAGACATGATGCACTTCACTCAGATGGAGTG GATGTCCCTCTGTACGAGTGTGACGGAGAGCGAAGTGGCACGAGCCAAgaacctgctgaagaccaacaTGCTGCTGCACCTGGACG GATCCACGCCCATCTGCGAGGACATCGGCCGACAGATGCTGTGCTACAGCCGCAGGATCCCTCTGCACGAGCTGGAGGCCAGGATCGAC GCCATCGATGCCACGACCATCAAGGACGTGTGCACCAAATATATTTACGACAAAGCTCCTGCCATCGCAGCTGTTG GGCCGATTGAGCAGCTGCCAGACTACAACCGGATCCGCAGTGGGATGTTCTGGATGAGAACCTGA
- the psmc2 gene encoding 26S proteasome regulatory subunit 7, translating to MPDYLGGDQRKVKEEDKEDAPIRALDEGDIALLKTYGQSTYSRQIKQVEDDIQQLLKKINELTGIKESDTGLAPPALWDLAADKQTLQSEQPLQVARCTKIINADSEDPKYIINVKQFAKFVVDLSDQVAPTDIEEGMRVGVDRNKYQIHIPLPPKIDPTVTMMQVEEKPDVTYSDVGGCKEQIEKLREVVETPLLHPERFVNLGIEPPKGVLLFGPPGTGKTLCARAVANRTDACFIRVIGSELVQKYVGEGARMVRELFEMARTKKACLIFFDEIDAIGGARFDDGAGGDNEVQRTMLELINQLDGFDPRGNIKVLMATNRPDTLDPALMRPGRLDRKIEFSLPDLEGRTHIFKIHARSMSVERDIRFELLARLCPNSTGAEIRSVCTEAGMFAIRARRKIATEKDFLEAVNKVIKSYAKFSATPRYMTYN from the exons ATGCCGGATTACTTAGGAGGCGACCAGAGGAAAGTCAAAGAAGAAGATAAAGAGGACGCACCGATCAGAG CTTTGGATGAGGGAGACATCGCCCTGTTGAAGACCTAT GGCCAGAGCACTTACTCCAGACAGATCAAACAAGTGGAAGATGACATCCAGCAGCTGCTCAAGAAGATCAATGAGCTGACTG GAATCAAGGAGTCGGACACAGGCCTGGCTCCTCCGGCGCTCTGGGATCTGGCTGCTGACAAACAGACTCTGCAGAGCGAGCAGCCGCTGCAGGTGGCCAG ATGCACCAAGATCATCAACGCAGACTCAGAGGATCCCAAGTACATCATCAATGTGAAGCAATTTGCCAAGTTTGTGGTGGACCTGAGTGACCAGGTCGCCCCGACTGACATCGAGGAGGGCATGAGAGTCGG TGTTGACAGAAACAAGTACCAGATCCACATTCCTCTGCCTCCTAAAATCGACCCCACTGTCACCATGATGCAG GTGGAGGAGAAGCCTGATGTGACCTACAGTGATGTGGGTGGCTGTAAGGAGCAGATAGAGAAGCTGAGAGAGGTGGTGGAGACGCCCCTGCTCCAT CCTGAGAGGTTTGTGAATCTGGGCATCGAGCCTCCTAAAggtgtgctgctgtttgggcCGCCCGGCACCGGGAAGACGCTGTGCGCCCGAGCCGTGGCCAACCGCACCGACGCCTGCTTCATCAGAGTCATCGGCTCCGAGCTGGTGCAGAAGTACGTGGGAGAG GGAGCGAGGATGGTGCGCGAGTTGTTTGAGATGGCCAGGACTAAGAAGGCCTGCCTCATCTTCTTTGATGAAATCGATGCTATCGGAG GTGCCCGTTTTGACGATGGAGCCGGCGGAGACAATGAGGTCCAGAGGACGATGCTGGAGCTCATCAACCAGCTGGATGGCTTCGACCCGCGAGGCAACATCAAGGTGCTGATGGCCACCAACAGGCCGGACACCCTGGACCCAGCGCTCATGAGGCCTGGACGTCTGGACAGGAAGATCGAGTTCAGCCTGCCTGACCTGGAG ggGCGCACACACATCTTCAAGATCCACGCTCGCTCCATGAGTGTGGAGAGAGACATTCGCTTCGAGCTGCTGGCTCGTCTCTGCCCCAACAGCACCG gCGCTGAAATCCGCAGTGTGTGCACAGAGGCGGGCATGTTCGCCATCCGAGCCCGCAGGAAGATCGCCACAGAGAAAGACTTCCTGGAGGCCGTCAACAAGGTCATCAAGTCCTACGCCAAGTTCAGCGCCACGCCCAGATACATGACCTACAACTGA